The nucleotide window GTCCTGAACATGACGGTGGAACAGGCGCTGGAGTTCTTCGCCGCGATCCCGGCCATCAAACACAAACTCGACACGCTGCGCGACGTGGGCCTCGACTACATCCGGTTGGGCCAGGCGGCCACCACCCTGTCGGGGGGCGAAGCGCAGCGGATCAAACTGTCGAAAGAACTCTCGCGTCGCGCCACCGGCAACACCCTCTACATTCTGGACGAACCGACCACGGGGCTGCATTTCGCCGACATCCAGCGGTTACTGGACGTGTTGAATCGCCTGGTGGAGGCCGGCAACACCGTGGTGGTCATCGAACACAACCTCGATGTGATCCGTAACGCCGACCACGTGATCGACCTTGGTCCGGAGGGGGGAGACGGAGGCGGCGACGTCGTGGCGGCCGGCACGCCCCACGACGTCTCGCGGGTCGCCCGATCATTTACCGGCCGATTCCTCCGCCGCAGCGCCGCCGAGGCATCGCCCGGACGCGTCGCGCGGCAAATTCCCTGACACGCCGCCCACCCGCATCGCCCGGTCGAGTGAGGCCCACGCCGGCAGGATTGCTTCGTCGCCCCGCTACCCCTTCCGGTTGGCTTGCCTCCTGCGAAGCGATCACCCTATAATGCGGGCCGTTGTCCGTATCTCGTCTGGACAAGGGTGAGTGAAGGGTCGGTGCGTGATGGACATGCGACAACAGATGGAACGCTACACCCTGGATCTGCGCGATCGGATCTGTCGCGCGTTCGAATCCCTCGACACCGCCAAGTTCGAACAACGGGCCTGGCGGCGCGAAGGCGGCGGGGGCGGCGGGGTGATGTCGAGCATGCGCGGCCGGGTCTTCGAGAAGGTCGGCGTCAACTGCTCGACGGTGTGGGGCGAGATGGACGCGGAGATGGCGGCCAAGCTCCACAGCAAAACCACGAACTTCTTCGCCACCGGTATCTCGCTCGTGGCCCACATGGCGAACCCGCTCGTTCCCGCGGTCCACATGAACGTCCGCTACCTGGAAATGGACCGGTGGTGGTTCGGGGGCGGCACCGACCTCACCCCCTACTACCCGTTTGAGGAAGACGTGCGGGACTTCCACGACGCGCTGCGTCGCGCCTGCGATCGGCACGATACGGGCTATTACCCCCGCTTCAAACAGTGGTGCGACGAATATTTCTTTTTACCCCATCGCAACGAGCCCCGCGGGGTGGGCGGGATCTTTTTTGACTACCTGAACGACCGCGAGCCGGAAGCGCTTTTTGCGTTCGTGCGCGAAGTCGGCGACACGTTCGTCACGATTTACCCCGAGATCGTGCGCCGCCGCAAAGATCTGCCTTTTACACCCGCGCAGCGCGAACACCAGCTCCAGCGCCGAGGCCGCTACGTGGAGTTCAATCTGATCTACGACCGGGGCACGCTGTTCGGACTGAAGACCAAGGGCGATGTGGAGGCGATTTTGATGTCCATGCCTCCCGTGGTGACTTGGCCGTAGGAGCCCGTCCATGACCGGCCATCTGCGGCGTTGCCGGTCTTCAGGTTCCACGGCCGCCTCACCGTCTCGGCGGCGCTCGTGGCTCGGCGCCACTTCTTCGTGGCGCCACTCGCCTCACGTACGCACTTAGTACGCTGCGCTCCGGTGCTCGCGGCGCCTTGCATCTGACCACTCCTGAACGGGCTCCGCGTGTTTGCGATACTTCGAACACGCGTTAAGAACGCCTACGTGATTCGGCGCCGCAGGGCGGCCACTTCTTGCGCCGTTAACTGTCGCGCTTCGCCGGGCTTAAGGTCGCCCAGCGCTACGGGGCCGATGCGGATGCGCACCAGGGTTTCGACGCGATAGCCGAGCCGGGCGCACATCCGCCGGATCTCGCGGTTTTTGCCTTCGATCAGGGTGATCTCCAGCCAGGTGCCGCGCGGCGACTCGCGGACCACCGAGACGGAGACCGGCGGCCCAAAGTCATCGACTAGAGAAACGGGAGACGCCAAGCGCGTCACGTGCTCGCGCGTCATGCGCGGCCGCACGCGCACGTGGTACGTTTTGGGGATCAGGGATTGCGGATCAGCCACCCCGGCTCCCCAACGGCTATCGTTGGTCAGCAGCAGAAGGCCCGAGCTGTCTCGATCCAACCGCCCCACCGGCGCGAGCCACACTGACGCGCCGCCAAGGTCGGACGACGCGAGCACACCGTAGATCGTCCGACGCCCGTGTTCGTCCGCGCGCGTGGTGACGACGCCTTTGGGCTTGTGCAGCGCGAGATAGAACCGCGGTCCCGTCGCAACGGGAACACCATCCACCGCGAAACGATTGCGTTCCAGATCCACCCGCCGATCCGGATCGCGCACCACACGCCCGTCCACCGCCACCCGCCCCGCCTCGATCCAGTCTGAGGCCAGGCTCCGAGACGTGACTCCAAGCTTCGACAGCGCCCGAGCAAGGCTGACGGCGCCCCTGCTAACTACCACGACGCATCCTGCTCTTAGGGAGGGTTGCCATGTTTTCCCGATCGCGTTGCGATCGGAGCCTGTTCAGGAGCGCGCCAGATGCAAGGCGGCGCGAGCACCGGACCGGAGCGTGCTGTTCTGCACGTGAGGACCGGCTGCGCAGCGCCAACGCCGCAGATGGCCGCTCATGGACGGGCTAGACGTTGGTTTTGATGTGGGCCCCTTCTTGGCCGAGGACCTTTTCCGCGATGGCCGCCAATTCCAAGTCGTTGGCGTGGTCCTTGGCGAAGATTCGACACTGCACCAGTCGAGCGGGGATAAAGTCGAGGAACTCCTGCAGAGGCTCTTTGGAGACCGCGCGCGAGGACGGGTTGTAAACATAGATCTGCTTGCCGCCCATGCGCAGGGGATTGACAGGCCGCGGGTCCTGGTAGGCGAGGTCGACCCGGAAGTCGAGTGATTTGAGCTTGGGCGGCAGCGCCGCCTTGATACCCGCTTCGAGCGCCTGCTCGGTGATGAACGTCCGACCGCGGCCGGGCTCGCGCAAGGAGAGCGTGGCGTCGTACGCCATTTTCCACATCACGTCG belongs to Nitrospirota bacterium and includes:
- the hemF gene encoding oxygen-dependent coproporphyrinogen oxidase, giving the protein MDMRQQMERYTLDLRDRICRAFESLDTAKFEQRAWRREGGGGGGVMSSMRGRVFEKVGVNCSTVWGEMDAEMAAKLHSKTTNFFATGISLVAHMANPLVPAVHMNVRYLEMDRWWFGGGTDLTPYYPFEEDVRDFHDALRRACDRHDTGYYPRFKQWCDEYFFLPHRNEPRGVGGIFFDYLNDREPEALFAFVREVGDTFVTIYPEIVRRRKDLPFTPAQREHQLQRRGRYVEFNLIYDRGTLFGLKTKGDVEAILMSMPPVVTWP
- a CDS encoding pseudouridine synthase, translated to MVVSRGAVSLARALSKLGVTSRSLASDWIEAGRVAVDGRVVRDPDRRVDLERNRFAVDGVPVATGPRFYLALHKPKGVVTTRADEHGRRTIYGVLASSDLGGASVWLAPVGRLDRDSSGLLLLTNDSRWGAGVADPQSLIPKTYHVRVRPRMTREHVTRLASPVSLVDDFGPPVSVSVVRESPRGTWLEITLIEGKNREIRRMCARLGYRVETLVRIRIGPVALGDLKPGEARQLTAQEVAALRRRIT